One Clostridia bacterium genomic region harbors:
- a CDS encoding Sapep family Mn(2+)-dependent dipeptidase: MREIEILEAKREEIVKVAQQLLRYNTVKQPKTLTAPFGQNLADCLDFMLKLCAEKGGRTQNFDNYCGHADFGCGEEIFGMLGHLDVVPADEDNWISSPFSANIINGKIYARGALDDKTPILSCLYAILCLQEAGYNFNKRARLIFGCDEESGMECMKYYLTKVAPPTLAISPDGDFPVINREKGIMTFEVNCGKLNDDIISIVGGARSNVVMDKCVAKIKKIDISKMPMTLQFPPVVEIEEKNDCYILTTKGVSAHGASPQEGENASWKMFATLANWFNEPKLSIVSQHLCDYTGKKWGVDLSDELSGALTANIGIVRYDGELKITVNVRHPITYTNKQVTELFMKNDLGFKITLLGASEPLYVDEKSYLVQKLLSSYKKATGKEGYTIAIGGGTYSRHFPNCVAFGPEFPGETAVIHQPNECISIDRIMEMTRIYMEAIKEICCEP; this comes from the coding sequence ATGAGAGAAATTGAAATACTCGAAGCAAAAAGAGAAGAAATTGTCAAGGTTGCGCAACAACTTTTACGCTATAACACCGTAAAACAACCTAAAACGCTAACTGCTCCTTTTGGACAAAACCTCGCCGATTGCCTAGACTTTATGCTTAAACTTTGCGCCGAAAAAGGCGGAAGAACACAAAACTTCGACAACTATTGCGGTCACGCAGACTTTGGTTGTGGCGAAGAAATATTTGGTATGTTAGGTCACCTTGACGTAGTGCCTGCCGATGAAGATAATTGGATAAGTTCGCCATTTTCGGCGAATATAATTAATGGTAAAATTTACGCAAGAGGCGCTCTTGACGACAAAACGCCCATACTTTCTTGCCTTTACGCTATACTTTGTCTACAAGAAGCCGGCTACAACTTTAACAAGAGAGCAAGGCTGATATTTGGTTGCGACGAAGAAAGCGGTATGGAATGTATGAAGTACTATTTAACCAAAGTTGCTCCGCCTACGCTTGCTATCTCGCCAGACGGCGACTTCCCGGTTATTAATCGAGAAAAAGGAATAATGACCTTTGAAGTAAATTGCGGAAAATTAAACGACGATATAATTAGTATTGTTGGTGGCGCAAGAAGCAACGTTGTAATGGATAAATGCGTGGCAAAAATTAAAAAAATAGATATATCCAAGATGCCTATGACCTTACAATTCCCCCCGGTAGTAGAAATTGAAGAAAAGAACGATTGTTACATACTAACTACAAAAGGCGTGTCGGCTCACGGCGCAAGCCCGCAAGAGGGCGAGAATGCGTCCTGGAAAATGTTCGCTACGCTTGCTAATTGGTTTAACGAACCTAAACTAAGCATTGTTAGTCAACACCTATGCGACTACACCGGCAAGAAGTGGGGCGTAGACCTAAGCGACGAGCTAAGCGGAGCGCTAACGGCAAATATCGGCATAGTTAGATACGACGGCGAACTGAAAATAACCGTCAACGTTCGTCACCCCATAACCTATACAAATAAGCAAGTGACCGAATTATTTATGAAGAACGACTTAGGCTTCAAAATTACTTTGTTAGGCGCAAGCGAACCGCTCTACGTTGACGAAAAATCTTATCTTGTTCAAAAACTACTAAGTTCTTACAAAAAAGCTACGGGAAAAGAAGGCTATACAATAGCAATCGGCGGTGGAACGTATTCTCGTCACTTCCCAAATTGCGTAGCCTTTGGACCAGAATTTCCGGGAGAAACCGCAGTAATCCACCAACCTAACGAGTGCATAAGTATTGATAGAATTATGGAAATGACAAGAATTTATATGGAAGCTATCAAAGAAATTTGTTGCGAACCGTAA
- the rnpA gene encoding ribonuclease P protein component: MKAKYRLKKRSAFASIYKKGKWINGKYLIIVYCASNSCHFGFSISKKFGNAVKRNHAKRQLKECVSKLLPRIKQQYNYIFVARYGLTTDYAELCIAVEKQLASVGLLGEQL, from the coding sequence ATTAAAGCTAAATATAGATTAAAAAAGAGGTCGGCATTTGCCAGCATTTACAAGAAAGGCAAATGGATAAACGGCAAATATTTAATTATTGTGTATTGCGCTTCAAATAGTTGCCACTTCGGCTTTTCTATCAGTAAGAAATTTGGAAACGCCGTAAAGCGTAACCACGCAAAAAGGCAACTTAAAGAATGTGTGAGCAAGCTGTTGCCACGCATTAAACAACAATATAACTACATCTTTGTAGCTCGATATGGTCTAACTACCGACTATGCCGAGTTGTGTATTGCTGTTGAAAAACAATTAGCAAGCGTTGGCTTGCTTGGCGAACAACTATGA
- the dnaN gene encoding DNA polymerase III subunit beta, which yields MRIICDGLTLADAVLKVSKALPQKTSNPVLDGLKLVAKDETLTLFATDLNFSIEKTIPATVITPGELIIPGRLFTEFTRKLASEQQIEILVNEEKQIILKYTDSQSVFQCLDNAEYPNFNKPNKEKGFLVGEEELKDIINKVIFSAATEDSRPILKGVLFEVDDYTLTAVCLDGYRLAQCKKPLIKQSEKMSAVVPARILAEIAKLLEDGDNIATIYLDKNMMYVDLSHTKISTSLLSGEYINYKQILPQQFVTSITANREQFINALDRASIISRNEKRNFVTLEIKENLLVLTANSEVGNIKESITISLWGKDIIISLTTHYLSDCLKVIPNEFIKIQFNTSVTPCIVTPCETDEYLYLILPIRMN from the coding sequence ATGAGAATAATTTGTGACGGACTAACTCTTGCCGATGCGGTATTAAAGGTAAGTAAGGCTCTACCGCAAAAAACAAGTAATCCCGTACTTGACGGACTAAAACTTGTAGCCAAAGACGAAACTTTAACGCTATTTGCAACCGACCTAAATTTTTCTATCGAAAAGACAATTCCCGCTACGGTAATTACGCCCGGCGAATTAATAATTCCCGGTAGATTGTTTACCGAATTTACACGCAAGCTTGCAAGCGAACAACAAATTGAAATTCTTGTAAATGAAGAAAAGCAAATTATTCTTAAATATACCGATAGCCAAAGCGTATTTCAATGTCTAGATAACGCCGAATATCCCAACTTTAACAAACCAAATAAAGAAAAAGGCTTTTTAGTTGGCGAAGAAGAACTTAAAGATATAATCAACAAAGTTATTTTTTCTGCGGCTACGGAAGATTCTAGACCAATACTTAAAGGCGTGCTATTCGAAGTAGACGATTATACCCTAACGGCGGTTTGCTTAGACGGTTATAGACTTGCTCAATGTAAAAAACCCTTAATAAAGCAAAGCGAAAAGATGTCGGCTGTTGTGCCTGCAAGAATTCTTGCCGAAATTGCAAAATTACTAGAAGACGGCGACAATATAGCCACGATTTACCTTGACAAAAATATGATGTATGTTGACTTATCGCATACAAAAATATCTACAAGTTTGTTAAGCGGAGAATATATCAATTATAAGCAAATATTACCACAACAATTTGTAACTTCGATTACTGCAAATAGGGAGCAATTTATCAACGCATTAGACCGTGCAAGTATTATTTCCAGAAATGAAAAAAGGAACTTTGTCACACTAGAAATTAAAGAAAATTTACTTGTGCTTACGGCAAATAGCGAGGTAGGCAACATTAAAGAGTCGATTACAATTAGTCTATGGGGCAAAGACATAATAATATCTTTAACCACACACTATCTAAGCGATTGTTTGAAAGTTATTCCCAACGAATTTATTAAAATTCAATTTAATACTTCGGTTACGCCCTGCATAGTTACGCCCTGCGAAACCGACGAATATTTATATCTAATATTACCTATTAGAATGAACTAA
- the rpmH gene encoding 50S ribosomal protein L34, with the protein MKRTYQPKKKHRSKVHGFRTRMKTQGGRRVLQSRRNKGRAKLSA; encoded by the coding sequence ATGAAGAGGACGTACCAACCTAAGAAGAAACACAGAAGTAAAGTTCACGGTTTCCGTACAAGAATGAAGACACAAGGCGGAAGAAGAGTTCTTCAAAGCAGACGCAATAAGGGTAGAGCCAAGTTATCAGCATAA
- the gltX gene encoding glutamate--tRNA ligase codes for MKIRTRFAPSPTGFLHVGGLRTALYAYLYAKKNNGDFILRIEDTDQARYVEGAVELIYSTLRDAGLIYSEGPDIGGQYGPYIQSLRKLDYLKYAKILVEQGDAYYCFCSKERLEELKEQGATKYDKHCLSLSAVEVEQKLASGVPYVIRQNIKKGVSTYTDLVFGEITIDNDELEDNILIKADGLPTYNFANVVDDHLMNITCVMRGNEYLSSTPKYNLLYDAFGWERPIYIHLPQIMKDAQHKLSKRFGSVSYADFINQGFINKAILNYVALLGWSPKNNQEKMSLEEMVELFSVEGISRSNAIFDLDKMRWLNSLYIKELPFDEFLRSATTWLDKSCAYNKYNYALLAKLIQGRIETYEDIIEKVAFLDEFTEYDLALFTNIKQKTSIELARQILPQVLEVIINLEETEFVNDALYSSLSALAEQVGIKKGQLFWVTRVALTGRESTPGGATELAELLGKTSSIARIKFSIDLLNK; via the coding sequence ATGAAGATAAGAACAAGATTTGCTCCTAGCCCAACGGGTTTTTTACACGTAGGCGGTCTTAGAACGGCGCTTTACGCTTATTTATACGCTAAGAAAAATAACGGCGACTTTATTTTACGAATTGAAGATACCGACCAAGCTCGCTATGTTGAGGGCGCAGTTGAACTAATTTATTCTACTTTGCGTGACGCAGGGTTAATTTATAGCGAAGGTCCGGACATCGGCGGACAATATGGTCCTTATATACAAAGTCTTCGCAAGCTTGACTATCTTAAATACGCTAAGATATTAGTAGAGCAAGGCGACGCCTATTATTGTTTTTGTAGTAAAGAGCGTCTTGAAGAACTTAAAGAACAAGGCGCTACTAAGTACGACAAACATTGCCTTTCTTTAAGCGCTGTTGAGGTCGAGCAAAAGCTTGCAAGTGGCGTTCCATACGTAATTAGACAAAATATTAAAAAAGGCGTGTCTACTTATACCGACTTAGTGTTTGGCGAAATTACCATAGATAACGACGAGCTTGAAGATAATATTTTAATTAAAGCAGACGGTCTACCTACTTACAACTTTGCAAACGTAGTTGACGACCATTTAATGAACATCACTTGCGTTATGCGTGGTAACGAATATCTTTCTTCTACTCCTAAGTATAACTTACTTTATGACGCTTTTGGTTGGGAAAGACCTATATATATCCATTTACCGCAAATAATGAAGGACGCTCAACACAAACTTTCTAAGCGTTTTGGCTCGGTTAGCTACGCCGACTTTATCAATCAAGGGTTTATCAACAAGGCTATACTTAATTATGTCGCATTACTTGGTTGGTCGCCAAAAAATAATCAAGAAAAAATGAGCTTAGAAGAAATGGTCGAACTATTTTCAGTTGAAGGCATAAGTCGTTCTAACGCAATATTTGACCTTGATAAAATGCGTTGGTTAAATAGCTTGTATATTAAGGAACTTCCTTTTGACGAATTTTTGCGTTCGGCAACAACTTGGCTAGATAAATCTTGCGCTTACAACAAGTATAATTACGCTTTGCTTGCAAAATTAATACAAGGTAGAATAGAAACTTATGAGGATATTATAGAAAAAGTCGCTTTTTTAGACGAATTTACCGAATACGATTTAGCTCTTTTTACAAATATTAAGCAAAAGACTTCAATCGAACTTGCTAGACAAATTCTACCCCAAGTATTAGAAGTTATTATAAATTTAGAAGAAACCGAATTTGTAAACGACGCTTTATATTCTTCTTTGAGTGCGCTTGCCGAACAAGTTGGAATTAAGAAAGGACAACTTTTTTGGGTAACTAGGGTTGCTTTAACTGGTCGTGAGTCTACGCCCGGAGGCGCTACCGAACTTGCCGAATTACTTGGTAAGACTTCCTCTATTGCAAGAATTAAATTTTCGATTGACTTGCTAAATAAATAA
- the yidD gene encoding membrane protein insertion efficiency factor YidD, with product MKWICIGLLMFYKATLSKIFGKSCIYTPTCSVYGMEAYKQHGFFVGTYLTAKRVFSCAPWSKRRGIDLVPLNLKGEIKWSL from the coding sequence ATGAAATGGATTTGCATAGGCTTATTAATGTTCTATAAAGCGACTTTATCTAAAATTTTTGGTAAAAGTTGTATTTATACGCCGACTTGTTCGGTGTATGGTATGGAAGCGTATAAGCAACACGGCTTTTTTGTCGGTACTTACCTTACGGCAAAAAGAGTGTTTAGTTGCGCGCCGTGGTCAAAAAGGCGGGGTATAGATTTAGTGCCTCTTAACCTTAAAGGAGAAATTAAATGGAGTTTATAA
- the deoD gene encoding purine-nucleoside phosphorylase — protein sequence MNTPTPHINAKLGDFAKTVLMPGDPLRAKFIADNLLTNPVLVNNVRGVQGYTGTYKGKRVSVMASGMGIPSIGIYSYELYNFYDVTNIIRIGSAGAMREDIKVRDIVIGQGACTNSNFLSQYGLCGTFAPISSYKLLEKAVQIAKEKSLPYKVGNLYSSDTFYDASASTLAWAKMGALAVEMEAAGLYATAAYCNKHALAICTISDNLVTGEALSSADRQNTFLQMMELALELAE from the coding sequence ATGAATACACCAACTCCGCATATCAACGCAAAGTTAGGCGATTTTGCAAAAACCGTACTTATGCCCGGCGACCCGCTTAGAGCTAAATTTATAGCCGACAATTTGCTTACCAACCCCGTTCTTGTCAACAATGTTAGAGGCGTACAAGGCTATACCGGCACATATAAGGGCAAGCGTGTTTCGGTTATGGCAAGCGGTATGGGCATACCTAGCATAGGCATATATAGTTACGAATTATACAATTTCTATGACGTTACAAATATTATTAGAATTGGTAGCGCCGGCGCTATGCGTGAAGATATTAAAGTTAGAGATATTGTAATAGGTCAAGGCGCTTGTACAAACAGCAACTTCCTTTCGCAATACGGTCTTTGCGGGACGTTTGCCCCTATTAGTTCCTATAAATTGCTTGAAAAGGCAGTACAAATTGCCAAAGAGAAGTCTTTGCCTTACAAGGTCGGCAACCTTTATTCTTCGGACACTTTTTACGACGCTAGCGCTAGCACGCTTGCTTGGGCTAAGATGGGCGCTCTTGCCGTTGAGATGGAAGCAGCCGGACTTTACGCAACCGCCGCTTACTGCAACAAACACGCTCTTGCAATTTGCACAATTTCGGACAATTTAGTAACGGGCGAAGCGCTTAGCTCGGCAGATAGACAGAATACTTTCTTACAGATGATGGAGCTTGCCTTAGAGCTTGCCGAATAA